One Malaclemys terrapin pileata isolate rMalTer1 chromosome 7, rMalTer1.hap1, whole genome shotgun sequence genomic region harbors:
- the NAA80 gene encoding N-alpha-acetyltransferase 80 has translation MGSVSELLTAVPLHQRPDLVEVCAELINEEWKKSKTSRMYSLQKSTDNFPLCLVLIKTQRATEAAEEGKMEKTQLLGHARLSRVVSQPQSLFVETVVVSRVLRGQGYGRKLMEATECYAKSRGFRHLHLTTHDKQHFYAHLGYTASEPVQSMGFMSSLVPMEFLQMFSSPPPHARAPAWGLEKPSPTTSHLNSRTSGANLPPVPSSTLPAHCTTTVCPPPPPPPSLSPPTCSLNSSQSAIPPPLPLPPSPPHASPFHSRTAAAGLPPPPPLPAQAAHVSSAHFLPPPLGPPPRLLPLPGQPGSPGPIASSPPGKDPYGHTFLETPYRDLRGLPIFWMKKDI, from the coding sequence ATGGGCTCAGTTTCGGAGCTGCTCACAGCAGTTCCCCTTCACCAGAGGCCGGATCTGGTGGAGGTCTGCGCCGAGCTCATCAACgaagagtggaagaaaagcaaGACCTCTCGCATGTACTCACTCCAGAAGTCCACGGACAACTTCCCCTTGTGCCTGGTGCTGATTAAAACCCAGAGGGCCACAGAGGCTGCCGAGGAAGGGAAGATGGAGAAGACCCAGCTCCTTGGGCACGCCAGGTTGTCCCGTGTAGTCAGCCAGCCCCAGAGCTTGTTTGTGGAAACGGTAGTGGTTTCCAGGGTGCTGCGGGGCCAAGGGTATGGCCGGAAGCTGATGGAAGCCACCGAGTGCTACGCCAAGTCCCGTGGCTTCAGGCATCTGCACCTGACTACACATGACAAGCAGCACTTCTATGCCCACCTGGGCTACACCGCATCTGAGCCGGTGCAGAGCATGGGGTTCATGAGCTCCCTGGTCCCCATGGAGTTCCTGCAGATGTTCTCCAGCCCCCCTCCTCATGCTAGAGCACCTGCTTGGGGACTGGAAAAGCCCAGCCCCACCACCTCCCATCTTAACAGCAGAACTTCAGGAGCCAACTTGCCTCCAGTACCCTCCTCCACGCTCCCTGCCCACTGCACCACCACTGTGTGCCCACCACCACCTCCGCCACCATCTCTGTCTCCACCGACCTGCTCTTTAAACTCCTCACAATCTGCcattccccctccactccccttgcCACCTTCACCTCCCCATGCTTCCCCTTTCCATTCCaggactgctgctgctgggctgcctCCACCACCCCCTTTACCTGCACAAGCTGCCCATGTAAGCTCTGCAcactttctgccccctccccttggtCCTCCACCGCGCCTCCTCCCTCTGCCAGGCCAACCAGGTTCTCCTGGCCCCATCGCCTCCAGTCCACCAGGGAAGGATCCCTATGGTCACACCTTCCTGGAGACACCGTACCGCGACCTAAGAGGGCTCCCCATCTTTTGGATGAAGAAGGACATTTGA